From Flavobacteriales bacterium, a single genomic window includes:
- a CDS encoding phospholipase D family protein, with protein sequence MSEFLSGKALEEKLTDIIWNAKKEIVIVSPFIKLDDYIKEVFEKIKTRHDIRILLLFGKNASNKSRSFHRKDFEFFTEFKNVVIAYHEDLHAKCYYNESEGIITSLNLYDYSMINNIEYGVHFSKSIIGTNKLYFDNEVFTNDILNNKAELVYVKVPIYSSKMLGFRKEYQDSKVVYDNSKLFFGFFDSYEKVHLNALDLNKESSFEEIYTDKPHRKENRNQKMKIKKHKGYCIRTGEKIDFNPNHPMSYGAWQIWNQFENYDYPESYCHETGEPSYGKTTMRNPILKNSF encoded by the coding sequence ATGAGTGAATTTTTATCAGGAAAGGCGTTAGAAGAGAAGCTGACAGATATTATTTGGAATGCAAAAAAGGAAATAGTTATAGTCTCACCGTTTATAAAATTGGATGATTATATAAAAGAAGTTTTTGAAAAAATAAAGACAAGACATGATATAAGAATACTACTGCTATTTGGGAAAAATGCGTCTAATAAGTCAAGGTCATTTCATCGCAAAGATTTTGAATTTTTTACTGAATTTAAAAATGTAGTGATTGCTTATCATGAGGATCTACATGCAAAGTGTTATTACAATGAATCTGAAGGAATAATAACTTCATTGAACCTGTATGATTATTCGATGATAAACAATATAGAGTATGGTGTTCATTTTTCGAAATCGATTATTGGAACAAATAAATTGTATTTCGATAATGAAGTATTCACCAATGATATTTTAAATAACAAAGCAGAATTAGTGTATGTTAAGGTTCCTATATATTCCTCGAAAATGCTTGGATTTAGAAAGGAATACCAAGATTCAAAAGTGGTTTATGATAATTCCAAATTATTTTTTGGTTTTTTTGATAGTTATGAAAAGGTTCATTTGAATGCTTTGGATTTAAATAAGGAATCATCATTTGAAGAAATATATACTGATAAACCTCATCGAAAGGAAAATAGGAATCAAAAGATGAAAATCAAAAAGCATAAAGGATATTGTATAAGGACAGGAGAGAAGATTGATTTTAATCCTAATCATCCAATGAGTTATGGTGCGTGGCAAATTTGGAATCAATTTGAGAATTATGATTATCCAGAAAGCTATTGTCATGAAACAGGTGAGCCTTCTTATGGAAAAACAACAATGAGAAACCCCATTTTAAAAAATAGCTTTTGA
- a CDS encoding DUF2075 domain-containing protein, whose protein sequence is MGEYSIQVNQFDFNEQLDLSLEANFFINNFWPLVYIISDGRTNIAYIGETADAYNRMQAHLKNDKKSRLTSVLMITCDRFNKSATLDIESSLIKYMSADKVFKLLNSNIGLSGHNYYQKEEVYRVIFTQVWDQLRRLGITKHSIEHLDNSDLFKYSPYKTLSNEQYEGLKRILENLLNKDSGSIIAQGGAGTGKTILAIFLFKLLSDDLQDFNYDELGKHEPEISSLVKQLKNTYPNLKMALVVPMASFRKTLKKVFKNITGLNTKMVIGPAEVSKSKYDILLVDEAHRLRQRVNLGAYYGSFDKASLALGFDKMKHNELDWILKQSEKSIFFYDSDQSIKPSDIPQAHFERIKKQETTSVLRLKSQFRAKGGNDYVQFLDNLLYERGENTEKYSSNKYDLVLFNSIEDFRFQIQEREKEQGLSRMIAGYSWKWISKKDKSLFDIQIENTNFQWNSVANDWINSSNSFNEVGCIHTTQGYDLNFAAIIFGNEIIYDPIEQKIKIDETQYHDRNGKQTIKNPEELKSYILNIYKTIMLRGIQGTYVYVCNPELREYFAKYIHQYENKKEPLKLDNYEEIVPYENALPVFDLKVSAGDFGYFQDPRDISWMKIKPQNRINENMFICQVIGESMNKIIPNGSYCIFEKYSGGSRNGQIVLVEKTDLHDQDFGSCYTIKEYYSKKEVSIDGWKHESIKLKPRSFDETYQDIVLEEDALMNLKVIGQFLRVVE, encoded by the coding sequence ATGGGAGAATATTCAATTCAGGTAAATCAGTTTGATTTTAATGAACAATTAGATCTATCCTTAGAAGCAAATTTTTTTATCAACAACTTTTGGCCACTCGTGTATATTATTAGCGATGGAAGAACAAATATTGCTTATATTGGAGAAACAGCCGATGCTTATAATCGGATGCAAGCTCATTTGAAAAATGATAAAAAAAGTAGACTGACATCCGTTTTAATGATCACTTGCGATCGGTTTAACAAATCAGCTACGCTGGATATAGAATCTAGCTTGATAAAATATATGTCTGCTGATAAGGTTTTTAAGCTCCTAAATAGCAATATTGGATTATCGGGGCATAATTATTACCAAAAAGAAGAGGTTTATCGGGTTATATTCACACAGGTATGGGATCAGCTTAGAAGACTGGGGATTACAAAGCATTCAATAGAGCATTTAGATAACTCAGATTTGTTTAAATACTCTCCTTATAAAACCCTGAGCAATGAGCAATATGAGGGACTGAAAAGGATTTTAGAAAACCTTTTAAATAAAGACAGTGGGAGTATTATTGCACAAGGTGGAGCAGGAACAGGAAAAACTATTTTGGCAATTTTCTTATTCAAACTTCTTTCCGACGATCTTCAGGATTTTAATTACGATGAACTAGGGAAACACGAACCTGAAATTTCTAGTTTGGTAAAGCAACTCAAAAATACCTATCCAAATCTAAAAATGGCTTTGGTAGTTCCAATGGCTTCATTTAGAAAAACCCTGAAAAAAGTATTTAAAAATATCACTGGACTAAATACAAAAATGGTAATTGGTCCTGCGGAGGTCAGTAAGTCTAAATACGATATTCTATTAGTTGATGAGGCACACAGACTTAGACAAAGAGTAAATTTGGGAGCCTATTATGGCTCATTTGATAAAGCAAGCCTTGCATTGGGATTTGATAAAATGAAGCATAATGAATTGGATTGGATACTTAAGCAATCAGAAAAATCAATTTTTTTCTATGATAGTGATCAGTCTATAAAGCCATCGGATATACCTCAAGCACATTTTGAACGTATCAAAAAGCAAGAAACCACCTCAGTACTTAGACTAAAATCTCAGTTTAGAGCAAAAGGAGGAAACGATTATGTACAGTTTCTAGACAATTTGCTTTATGAAAGAGGAGAAAATACTGAGAAATATTCTTCAAACAAATATGATTTGGTACTTTTTAACTCCATTGAGGATTTTAGATTTCAAATACAAGAAAGAGAAAAAGAACAGGGTTTATCAAGAATGATTGCAGGTTATTCTTGGAAATGGATTTCAAAAAAAGATAAAAGTTTATTTGATATTCAAATAGAAAATACCAATTTCCAATGGAATAGTGTGGCAAATGACTGGATCAATTCCAGCAATTCTTTCAATGAAGTAGGATGTATTCATACTACACAAGGATATGATTTGAATTTTGCCGCCATTATTTTTGGTAATGAAATCATTTATGATCCTATAGAGCAGAAAATAAAGATAGACGAAACCCAATATCATGATAGAAATGGGAAGCAAACAATTAAGAACCCAGAAGAGTTAAAGTCTTATATTTTAAATATCTATAAAACAATTATGTTACGTGGTATTCAGGGTACTTATGTGTATGTCTGCAATCCCGAACTCCGAGAGTATTTCGCAAAATACATCCATCAATATGAAAACAAAAAAGAACCCTTGAAACTTGATAATTACGAAGAAATAGTACCGTATGAGAATGCACTACCCGTTTTTGATTTAAAAGTTTCTGCGGGTGATTTTGGGTATTTTCAAGATCCAAGAGATATTTCTTGGATGAAAATTAAACCTCAAAACAGAATTAATGAAAATATGTTTATATGTCAGGTGATCGGTGAATCAATGAATAAAATTATCCCCAATGGCTCATACTGTATTTTCGAAAAATATTCTGGTGGTTCTAGAAATGGGCAAATTGTTTTGGTAGAAAAAACAGACCTGCATGATCAGGATTTTGGATCTTGTTATACCATCAAGGAGTACTATAGTAAAAAGGAAGTTAGTATAGATGGATGGAAGCATGAGTCTATTAAGTTAAAGCCAAGATCATTTGATGAGACTTACCAGGATATTGTTTTAGAGGAAGATGCCTTAATGAATTTAAAGGTTATTGGACAGTTTTTGAGGGTTGTAGAATAG
- a CDS encoding nucleotide pyrophosphohydrolase encodes MNDIAQIIKVLKEFRDERDWEQFHNPKDLAIALNIESSELLEEFLWKSHDEVQREKVEEELADVFSYAFLLADKYQIDVKEIIFSKIEKNAQKYPVEKSKGNAKKYDEL; translated from the coding sequence ATGAACGATATCGCTCAAATAATAAAGGTCTTAAAAGAATTTAGAGATGAAAGAGATTGGGAACAGTTTCATAATCCAAAGGACTTAGCAATTGCTTTGAATATAGAAAGCAGTGAATTACTAGAAGAATTTTTGTGGAAATCTCATGATGAGGTTCAAAGAGAAAAGGTTGAGGAAGAATTAGCAGATGTTTTTTCTTATGCATTTTTGCTTGCCGATAAATATCAGATAGATGTGAAAGAAATTATTTTTTCAAAGATTGAAAAAAACGCACAAAAGTACCCTGTTGAAAAGTCAAAGGGGAATGCAAAAAAATATGATGAGCTGTAG
- a CDS encoding PD-(D/E)XK nuclease family protein, which translates to MFQKLYNLYKSSSKNTPLEDFNTEAFVAILKYHPDIFDKFLKYIGLSGGNYTVETQVWYKLDENTACKPDIVIQNNRCICFIESKIHSNEGEGQLDNYNQVLNKEPFSEKHLIYCTKKHDPKSIEENNFRQYRWFHFAQVLIPFRQSYELVNDYINFLEQHNMTFDSSIFTDISTTQVNLLRTLKFEEYYIQLIVEKFKEIFPNVDLDKMTEKDIKDQLYLNNRQVAYSSSILNDSHWSELLFGINHCNSEFVCQIYLDKNVKEFVKIKSHILRSFEDKIKSQDYEKGTSFAFSKSVLSFQGENEEEDILKWFGECFESFIIVIEKSPNFDWNPNLLKQSN; encoded by the coding sequence ATGTTTCAAAAACTATACAACCTCTACAAAAGTAGTAGCAAGAATACACCATTGGAAGATTTTAATACCGAGGCTTTTGTAGCTATTTTAAAATATCATCCTGATATATTCGATAAGTTTTTAAAATACATTGGTTTAAGTGGAGGAAATTACACTGTAGAAACTCAAGTATGGTATAAATTAGACGAAAATACAGCTTGTAAGCCAGATATTGTGATACAAAATAATAGATGTATTTGTTTTATTGAATCAAAGATTCACTCTAACGAAGGAGAAGGACAATTGGATAATTATAATCAAGTACTAAATAAGGAACCTTTTTCTGAGAAACATTTAATTTATTGTACAAAGAAACACGACCCAAAATCTATTGAGGAGAATAACTTTAGACAATATAGATGGTTTCATTTTGCTCAAGTATTGATACCATTTAGACAATCATATGAACTTGTAAATGATTATATAAATTTTTTAGAACAGCATAATATGACTTTTGATTCATCTATTTTCACAGATATTTCTACCACTCAAGTAAACTTATTACGAACATTAAAATTTGAAGAATACTATATTCAGTTAATTGTTGAAAAATTCAAAGAAATATTTCCGAATGTTGATCTTGATAAGATGACAGAAAAAGATATTAAGGATCAATTGTATCTTAATAATAGACAAGTTGCATATTCAAGCAGTATTTTAAATGATTCACATTGGTCTGAGTTATTATTCGGTATCAATCACTGTAATTCGGAATTTGTTTGTCAAATTTATTTAGATAAGAATGTTAAAGAATTTGTAAAAATAAAATCACATATTTTGAGATCTTTTGAAGATAAAATTAAATCTCAAGATTATGAAAAAGGAACTAGTTTTGCTTTTTCTAAAAGTGTACTTTCTTTTCAGGGAGAAAACGAAGAAGAAGATATCTTAAAATGGTTTGGGGAATGTTTTGAATCTTTTATAATTGTAATTGAAAAATCACCAAATTTTGATTGGAATCCAAATTTATTGAAACAGTCTAATTAA
- a CDS encoding reverse transcriptase domain-containing protein yields the protein MKDFPEWFKIKRYPHIGFPITGLHFNRVSDYIYEKDNIEKHNFSPLLYRRVSQRKFRKKENNPKEREKKKLKIRHLYFASHIDAHIYSYYNQILIDKYENFLQGRLFDRSVVAYRKIPIEVGKKPNCSNIDFAKQAFEFVHKNTAENLSVIVSDITGFFDNLDHKILKKNWSKIIDERSLPNDHYNIFKSLTKLRYVHEKKLFEALGNNVYVKRGRPHKPFNPINPIYLKKKVSNIKYFKEKDVVAFCTKEEFYNKFKQLIVTNKKVKGIPQGTPISATLANIYMIDFDNKLSKFIDNLNGFYQRYSDDIILICDSKHEERILEYMLNLIKEEVKLEIHLKKTKLYRFIRVNGTFDCFLVDKNNKAVKNSLEYLGFKYNGKKVLIKESGIAKYYRSMKRSIRRRAFYAKFSNNRDKNIFKSSLYKRFTYKGAKRKRFTYKPKFNNPKEYIKTDIPYWGNYLSYVYLSNKKFRSLNMNDSIKRQSRKFWNKYHNELRVREKEVFKCHKTKSLIIKKSQNNSTEN from the coding sequence ATGAAAGATTTTCCCGAATGGTTTAAAATAAAAAGATATCCCCACATTGGATTCCCAATAACAGGTCTACATTTTAATAGGGTATCTGATTATATCTATGAAAAAGACAATATAGAGAAGCATAATTTTTCTCCATTACTATATAGAAGAGTATCACAAAGGAAATTTCGGAAAAAAGAAAATAACCCCAAGGAAAGGGAAAAGAAAAAATTGAAAATAAGGCATTTGTATTTTGCCTCACATATTGATGCCCATATATACAGTTATTATAATCAAATCTTAATTGATAAATATGAGAATTTTCTTCAAGGTAGATTATTTGATAGGTCTGTAGTCGCTTATAGAAAGATACCCATTGAAGTTGGTAAAAAACCTAATTGTTCGAATATTGATTTTGCTAAACAAGCTTTTGAATTTGTTCATAAAAACACAGCTGAAAATCTATCCGTAATAGTTTCAGATATTACAGGTTTTTTTGACAATCTAGATCATAAGATATTAAAAAAGAATTGGAGTAAAATTATTGATGAAAGAAGTTTACCAAATGATCACTATAATATATTTAAGTCTCTTACTAAGTTAAGATACGTACATGAAAAAAAATTGTTTGAGGCTCTTGGGAATAATGTTTATGTGAAAAGAGGAAGACCTCATAAACCTTTCAATCCAATAAATCCTATATATTTAAAAAAGAAAGTATCCAATATTAAATACTTTAAAGAAAAAGATGTTGTTGCTTTTTGTACCAAAGAAGAATTTTATAACAAGTTTAAACAACTAATAGTCACAAACAAAAAAGTAAAGGGCATACCACAAGGAACTCCAATTAGCGCTACTCTTGCCAATATATATATGATCGATTTTGATAATAAATTATCTAAATTCATTGATAATTTAAATGGCTTTTATCAACGATATAGTGATGATATTATTCTTATTTGTGATTCAAAACATGAAGAAAGAATACTTGAATATATGCTTAATTTAATTAAAGAAGAAGTGAAATTAGAAATTCACTTGAAAAAAACTAAATTATATCGATTCATAAGAGTGAATGGTACTTTCGACTGTTTTTTGGTTGATAAAAACAATAAAGCGGTAAAAAATTCTTTGGAATACTTAGGTTTTAAATACAATGGTAAAAAAGTATTAATTAAAGAATCTGGAATAGCTAAATATTATAGAAGTATGAAAAGGTCGATTAGAAGAAGAGCTTTTTATGCGAAATTTAGTAATAATAGAGATAAAAATATATTTAAATCAAGTCTTTATAAAAGGTTTACATATAAAGGGGCAAAAAGAAAACGTTTTACATATAAACCAAAATTTAATAATCCTAAAGAATATATTAAAACTGATATACCATATTGGGGTAATTATTTAAGCTATGTCTATTTATCTAACAAAAAATTTAGGTCTCTAAATATGAATGATAGTATAAAAAGGCAAAGCCGAAAATTTTGGAATAAATATCATAATGAATTAAGGGTGAGGGAGAAAGAGGTTTTTAAGTGTCATAAAACTAAAAGTTTAATAATAAAGAAATCTCAAAACAATAGTACTGAAAATTAA
- a CDS encoding ATP-binding protein, translating to MLLKGFSIPENSHQYLFGEGHNEFYIDLGIQEQMNFCHEQIANQNNSFIQYHIHEKEASLHNNIWNRNIKSVTAIVGENGVGKSTILEGIFKSKFLSEPDPLNNDLSEGKRVYIFYTPHFSVPRGSIEFKNRFYISKYFQIIDDLKDTNSIDFSKSIEMHQSFNIQRIIDVIELNFLEDIDLPIFDKVLIDIESHSVTNHNTSYEFRDFFSNSHDIYSKEYNHFPFLTEDYEGDYENHDDFNLRLLKYKHRLKLNFIIGIIEKIHQIMERSGNKYLFEGKYKEVENLGGINLLEYFKQFINKANFNDGNNLILPKLEILNLLNFGIDIIAKLESIKSSTTQFEISFSQTHQFIQLYHKFLKSFGRIFTYNSSPLLTFNSPIKLSTGELSMFEMFASLLNLQKRIEADNFENYVILLDEADLGFHPQWKKKFIYLINKYFPKIFSGKKIQIIFTTHDPLTLSDIPKQNIIYLEKDYSIGLTKILSEEEKAYMKSFGANIHDLLSDSFFIDDGLMGEFAKSKIDEVIKWINDNKDVSKRSIDFDKELKEKQIIIKIIDEPIIRNKLAEMITRLRNDNTFEKDILQKQIDDLIAKRDKL from the coding sequence ATGTTATTAAAAGGATTTAGTATTCCAGAAAACAGTCATCAATATTTATTTGGAGAAGGTCATAATGAATTCTACATTGATCTTGGTATTCAAGAGCAAATGAATTTTTGTCATGAGCAAATTGCAAACCAAAATAATAGTTTCATCCAATATCATATTCATGAAAAAGAAGCTTCTTTACATAATAATATTTGGAATAGGAATATAAAATCGGTAACTGCAATAGTTGGTGAAAATGGTGTAGGAAAATCTACAATTCTAGAGGGTATTTTTAAAAGTAAGTTTTTGTCAGAACCTGATCCGTTAAATAATGATTTATCAGAAGGAAAAAGAGTTTATATTTTTTACACACCACATTTTTCGGTTCCAAGAGGAAGTATTGAATTTAAGAATCGATTTTATATATCAAAATATTTTCAAATAATTGATGATTTAAAAGATACTAATAGTATAGATTTTTCTAAATCTATAGAAATGCATCAATCTTTTAATATTCAAAGAATTATAGATGTTATTGAGCTAAATTTTCTAGAAGATATTGATTTACCTATTTTTGATAAGGTACTAATAGATATAGAAAGTCATAGTGTAACAAATCATAACACCAGTTACGAGTTTAGAGACTTTTTTTCCAATTCACATGATATTTATTCAAAAGAGTACAATCACTTTCCTTTTTTGACAGAAGACTATGAAGGAGATTATGAAAATCATGATGATTTTAATCTAAGATTATTGAAGTACAAACACAGGCTTAAATTAAATTTCATAATAGGAATCATTGAAAAGATTCATCAAATTATGGAAAGATCAGGGAATAAATATTTGTTTGAAGGAAAATACAAAGAAGTGGAAAATTTAGGAGGAATTAATCTACTTGAATATTTTAAACAGTTTATAAATAAAGCCAATTTTAATGATGGTAATAATTTGATTTTACCAAAACTTGAGATTCTTAATTTATTGAATTTTGGTATAGATATTATTGCAAAATTAGAATCAATAAAGAGTAGTACAACTCAGTTCGAAATTTCTTTTTCTCAGACACATCAGTTTATACAATTATACCATAAATTCTTAAAAAGTTTTGGTAGAATATTTACTTATAATAGTTCTCCTTTATTAACATTTAATTCGCCTATAAAATTGAGTACTGGAGAGTTGTCAATGTTTGAAATGTTTGCTAGTTTATTGAATTTACAAAAAAGAATCGAAGCTGATAATTTTGAAAATTATGTTATTCTTCTTGATGAGGCTGATTTAGGTTTTCATCCTCAATGGAAAAAGAAATTTATTTATTTGATTAATAAGTATTTTCCGAAAATATTTAGTGGTAAAAAAATACAAATCATATTTACAACCCATGACCCACTGACCCTTTCTGATATTCCAAAGCAAAATATAATTTATCTTGAAAAGGATTATAGTATAGGTTTAACTAAAATACTTTCCGAAGAAGAAAAAGCTTATATGAAATCATTCGGAGCAAATATTCATGATTTGTTATCTGACAGTTTTTTTATTGACGATGGTTTAATGGGGGAATTTGCAAAGTCCAAGATTGATGAAGTAATTAAATGGATAAATGATAATAAAGATGTCTCTAAAAGAAGTATAGATTTTGATAAAGAATTAAAAGAAAAGCAAATCATAATAAAAATAATAGACGAACCTATTATTCGTAATAAACTTGCTGAAATGATAACTCGATTGCGTAACGATAATACTTTTGAAAAAGATATTCTTCAAAAACAAATTGATGATTTAATAGCAAAAAGAGATAAACTATGA
- a CDS encoding recombinase family protein, whose product MKYVGYYRVSTQKQGNSGLGLKAQKTAVQKFLKSDDELIIEFEEIESGKNNQRPQLKKAIEYCKERKATLLIAKLDRLSRNVSFIYTLKESQVDFVCVDMPNASKVTIGIMAVLAQDERERISKRTKVALQELKAKGKKLGSPQNLTDKSRKRSIEVRQTRALNNESNKRATILISSLKKEGKSYQSIANTLNDNSYLTSRGNKFTSMAVKRLFDRYQSQNLEYQV is encoded by the coding sequence ATGAAATATGTAGGATATTATAGGGTTTCAACCCAAAAACAAGGAAATTCAGGTTTAGGATTGAAAGCTCAAAAAACGGCTGTTCAAAAGTTTCTAAAATCCGATGATGAATTGATTATCGAATTCGAAGAAATTGAAAGTGGTAAGAATAACCAAAGACCTCAACTTAAAAAGGCAATAGAATATTGTAAAGAACGTAAAGCGACTTTACTCATTGCCAAATTAGATAGATTGTCAAGAAATGTAAGTTTTATATACACATTAAAAGAATCTCAGGTAGATTTTGTTTGTGTAGATATGCCCAATGCTTCAAAAGTAACCATTGGAATCATGGCTGTTTTAGCTCAAGATGAACGTGAAAGGATTTCTAAGCGAACAAAAGTTGCTTTACAGGAACTTAAGGCAAAGGGTAAGAAATTAGGAAGCCCTCAAAACTTAACAGACAAATCTCGTAAAAGAAGTATTGAAGTACGTCAAACAAGAGCATTAAATAATGAGTCGAATAAAAGAGCTACGATTCTTATTTCAAGTCTTAAAAAAGAAGGTAAGTCTTATCAATCAATTGCTAATACATTAAATGATAATAGCTATTTGACAAGTAGAGGTAATAAGTTTACATCAATGGCAGTAAAGCGATTGTTTGACAGATATCAGAGTCAAAATTTAGAATATCAAGTCTAA
- a CDS encoding phage terminase large subunit codes for MRIDFANYYQPKPKQASAHSCRAKYLLFGGAMGGGKSWFLCAEAIKNAMMFNGNRLVILRKELSVARRTILVTFFSICPPEIIKSYNQSSLTITFVNGSILTFMEANISKDPLLNKIKGLEIGWAGIDEANEISKEVYQILKTRLRWVLPDGNKPRYEIRLTSNPENCWLIPTFIQSTNEDEVYIQSLTSDNYSKDSDYYKNLEEAFKDNPIMLKKYLEGDWSMIDSINQLIPNEYISNCQIQKRQNDYRSIGIDPARFGDDRTVFVVIFDGDVRKIETYQKTSISEIVTKAIELMSYYGINPENVGVDGVGIGAGVIDELASKGYRVKELIGGAKPEEVNFPDSFQPSNLRSQMFYQLRQDMKEGNIGNIQDQTLKLELGSITYEIAGDKTVKVANKDVIRKMLGSSPDIADALVYANWVKETRSGLPEGYLPAISGSINIREINGW; via the coding sequence ATGAGAATAGACTTTGCAAATTACTACCAACCTAAACCCAAACAAGCTAGTGCTCATTCTTGCCGAGCTAAGTATTTACTCTTTGGAGGTGCAATGGGTGGAGGTAAATCATGGTTCCTGTGTGCTGAAGCCATCAAAAATGCTATGATGTTTAACGGTAATAGGTTAGTAATACTAAGAAAGGAATTATCGGTAGCTAGAAGAACGATTCTAGTTACCTTCTTTTCCATTTGTCCTCCTGAGATTATTAAAAGCTATAATCAAAGCTCTTTGACCATTACATTTGTAAATGGTTCTATTCTCACCTTTATGGAAGCCAATATTAGTAAAGACCCGTTATTGAATAAAATTAAAGGATTAGAGATTGGATGGGCAGGTATTGATGAAGCTAATGAAATCAGTAAGGAAGTTTATCAAATTCTAAAAACTCGATTACGTTGGGTTCTGCCAGATGGAAATAAGCCTAGATACGAAATTAGATTAACTAGTAACCCTGAGAACTGTTGGTTGATTCCAACCTTTATTCAATCTACGAATGAAGATGAAGTCTATATTCAATCTCTAACCTCAGATAATTACAGTAAGGATAGTGATTACTATAAAAACTTAGAAGAAGCTTTTAAGGATAATCCTATCATGCTAAAAAAGTATTTGGAAGGAGATTGGTCAATGATTGATTCTATTAATCAGCTTATTCCAAATGAATACATTTCCAATTGTCAGATTCAAAAACGTCAGAACGACTACAGATCAATTGGAATTGACCCTGCACGTTTCGGTGATGATCGGACTGTCTTTGTTGTCATCTTTGATGGAGATGTTCGTAAGATAGAAACCTATCAAAAAACCTCAATTTCAGAAATTGTCACCAAAGCCATAGAATTAATGAGCTACTATGGTATAAATCCTGAAAATGTCGGTGTTGATGGTGTTGGTATTGGAGCAGGTGTAATTGATGAATTAGCATCTAAAGGTTATCGAGTAAAAGAACTGATTGGAGGTGCAAAACCAGAAGAAGTTAATTTTCCAGACAGCTTTCAACCCAGTAATCTTCGTTCTCAAATGTTTTATCAATTAAGGCAAGATATGAAAGAAGGGAATATCGGTAATATTCAAGATCAGACTTTAAAACTAGAGCTTGGTTCAATCACTTATGAAATAGCAGGTGATAAAACTGTAAAAGTTGCCAATAAGGATGTTATCCGAAAAATGCTTGGATCAAGTCCTGATATTGCAGATGCTCTTGTTTATGCCAATTGGGTAAAAGAGACAAGATCAGGTTTACCTGAAGGTTATTTACCAGCAATTAGTGGAAGTATAAACATCCGAGAAATAAATGGATGGTAG